In a single window of the Ancylobacter polymorphus genome:
- a CDS encoding DMT family transporter: protein MNALKGIALQVGATFLFTIMSALVRIVSDHVPTGEIVFSRSFFALFPLLALLAWRREIGAAVRTANPLGHIARGTIGVCAMGLSFAALARIPLADATAIGFAAPLLTVMLAALLLRERVQAYRWAAVVVGLGGVVVMLWPHMQGSFDTPGHLFGALFALMAAAFTAGAMVQVRRLTQTETTASIVFYFQALAALAGLATAGWGWVLPSGREGALLLTIGFIGGVGQILLTESYRYAPASVVAPFAYSAMLWSLLLGFILFAEVPPFLVLLGGAIVIGAGLFVIWRERQLGIDRTQDEAASTPPAAPAP from the coding sequence ATGAACGCGCTCAAGGGCATCGCGCTGCAGGTCGGCGCGACGTTCCTCTTCACCATCATGTCGGCCCTCGTCCGCATCGTCTCGGATCATGTTCCGACGGGCGAGATCGTCTTCTCGCGCTCGTTCTTCGCGCTGTTTCCGCTGCTCGCCCTGCTGGCCTGGCGGCGGGAGATCGGGGCGGCGGTGCGCACGGCCAACCCGCTCGGCCACATCGCGCGCGGCACCATCGGCGTCTGCGCCATGGGGCTGAGCTTCGCCGCGCTGGCGCGCATCCCGCTGGCGGACGCCACCGCCATCGGCTTCGCCGCGCCGCTGCTCACCGTCATGCTGGCGGCGCTGCTGCTGCGCGAGCGGGTGCAGGCCTATCGCTGGGCGGCGGTGGTGGTGGGGCTGGGCGGGGTGGTGGTGATGCTGTGGCCGCACATGCAGGGCTCGTTCGACACGCCCGGCCATCTGTTCGGCGCGCTGTTCGCGCTCATGGCGGCGGCGTTCACCGCGGGGGCGATGGTGCAGGTGCGCCGGCTCACCCAGACGGAGACCACCGCCTCGATCGTGTTCTATTTTCAGGCGCTGGCCGCGCTGGCGGGCCTCGCCACCGCCGGCTGGGGCTGGGTGCTGCCGAGCGGGCGGGAAGGGGCTCTGCTGCTGACCATCGGTTTTATCGGCGGGGTCGGGCAGATTCTGCTGACCGAGAGCTACCGCTACGCGCCGGCCTCGGTGGTGGCGCCCTTCGCCTATTCCGCCATGCTGTGGTCGCTGCTGCTCGGCTTCATCCTCTTCGCCGAGGTGCCGCCGTTCCTGGTTCTGCTCGGCGGCGCCATCGTCATCGGCGCCGGCCTGTTCGTCATCTGGCGCGAGCGCCAGCTCGGCATCGACCGGACGCAGGACGAAGCGGCCTCGACCCCGCCCGCCGCGCCGGCGCCCTGA
- a CDS encoding ABC-type transport auxiliary lipoprotein family protein, translated as MSCDEMGARTAGRGMRPGRVAGTVGLLMLALSLGGCGTLLSGGDKAVPTFDLSAPADFNAPRRGTGLLVVGPPTALAVLDTERIVVEPQPGQITYLDQAQWSDRLPALFQARLIESFENGNRARSVGRAGDGLNADYTLLSDLRAFGIRTYDGGPVAVVEVSVKIVGASSGRIVAAQVFTARAPAASTSGPDATAALDQASDQVFVELVRWASSRF; from the coding sequence GTGAGTTGTGACGAGATGGGCGCCCGCACCGCCGGGCGCGGGATGCGGCCGGGCCGGGTTGCCGGCACGGTCGGACTGCTGATGCTGGCGCTGTCGCTCGGCGGCTGCGGCACGCTGCTGTCCGGCGGCGACAAGGCGGTGCCGACCTTCGATCTCAGCGCCCCCGCCGATTTCAACGCCCCGCGTCGTGGCACCGGCCTGCTGGTGGTCGGCCCGCCCACCGCGCTGGCCGTGCTCGACACCGAGCGGATCGTGGTCGAGCCGCAGCCTGGGCAGATTACCTATCTCGACCAGGCGCAGTGGAGCGACCGGCTGCCGGCGCTGTTCCAGGCGCGGCTGATCGAATCCTTCGAGAACGGCAACCGCGCCCGTTCGGTCGGCCGGGCCGGTGACGGCCTGAACGCCGACTACACCCTGCTGTCGGATCTGCGCGCCTTCGGCATCCGCACCTATGATGGCGGGCCGGTGGCGGTGGTCGAGGTGTCGGTCAAGATCGTCGGCGCCAGTTCGGGCCGCATCGTCGCCGCACAGGTGTTCACCGCCCGCGCGCCGGCGGCCTCGACCAGCGGGCCGGACGCGACGGCGGCGCTCGATCAGGCCTCGGACCAGGTGTTCGTCGAGCTGGTGCGCTGGGCGTCCAGCCGGTTCTGA
- a CDS encoding LysE family translocator: MPLSSQLLPLFLFALAGALTPGPNNMISAGSGAAFGFRRTLPQIWGVTVGFAVMVVAIGLGLGTLFLAIPYMHQTLKIVGALYLLYLAWKIAHAGGPGGGAEVEKPMTLLQSALFQWVNPKAWTIALSIVPAFTTVGGDDLFAEVAMIALVSGLVTFPSLCLWAGFGAMLARLLSTPRQQRLVNYAMAALVAASVVMLFL, from the coding sequence GTGCCGCTGTCCTCCCAGCTTCTGCCGCTGTTCCTGTTCGCGCTCGCCGGCGCGCTCACCCCCGGGCCGAACAACATGATTTCGGCCGGCTCCGGCGCCGCCTTCGGCTTTCGCCGCACCTTGCCACAAATCTGGGGCGTCACGGTCGGTTTCGCGGTCATGGTGGTGGCGATCGGCCTCGGTCTCGGCACGCTGTTCCTCGCCATCCCCTATATGCACCAGACGCTGAAGATCGTCGGCGCGCTCTACCTGCTCTACCTCGCCTGGAAGATCGCCCATGCCGGCGGGCCGGGCGGCGGCGCCGAGGTGGAAAAGCCGATGACGCTGCTGCAATCGGCACTGTTCCAGTGGGTGAACCCGAAGGCGTGGACCATCGCGCTTTCCATCGTGCCGGCCTTCACCACGGTGGGCGGCGACGATCTGTTCGCCGAAGTGGCGATGATCGCGCTCGTCTCCGGCCTCGTCACCTTTCCCAGCCTGTGCCTGTGGGCCGGCTTCGGCGCGATGCTCGCCCGTCTGCTGTCGACCCCGCGCCAGCAGCGGCTGGTGAACTACGCGATGGCGGCGCTGGTGGCGGCAAGCGTGGTGATGC
- a CDS encoding cytochrome b/b6 domain-containing protein: MTGAPLSSPAQALLAWDLPTRLAKWSLAALVGLAFVSRYYGDAGLVWHQWNGLAILVVLVFRLFWGVVGGSTARFAGFLRGPRAALRYVTCLLKGRPQHFLGHNPLGGWVVMALLGLVAAQALTGLFTSDDIIVYGPMTPVASEETIRAASVWHQRLYPYLLALIGLHVATNIAYSLFGRDNLIRAMITGTKPSAAYADRAPATPGGIWRALACLVLAVVVVFGGIALAGGHPFP; this comes from the coding sequence TTGACCGGCGCGCCGCTCTCCTCTCCCGCGCAGGCGCTGCTGGCGTGGGACCTGCCGACGCGGCTGGCGAAATGGAGCCTGGCCGCGCTGGTCGGGCTCGCCTTTGTCAGCCGCTATTACGGCGACGCCGGGCTGGTCTGGCACCAGTGGAACGGTCTTGCCATTCTCGTCGTGCTGGTGTTCCGGCTTTTCTGGGGGGTGGTCGGCGGCTCGACGGCGCGCTTTGCCGGCTTTCTGCGCGGCCCGCGCGCGGCGCTGCGCTATGTCACCTGCCTGCTCAAGGGCCGGCCGCAGCATTTTCTCGGCCATAACCCGCTCGGCGGCTGGGTGGTGATGGCGTTGCTGGGTCTGGTGGCGGCGCAGGCCCTCACCGGCCTGTTCACCAGCGATGACATCATCGTCTATGGCCCGATGACGCCCGTGGCGAGCGAGGAGACCATCCGCGCCGCCTCGGTCTGGCACCAGCGGCTCTATCCCTATCTGCTGGCGCTGATCGGCCTGCATGTGGCGACCAACATCGCCTATTCGCTGTTCGGCCGCGACAATCTGATCCGCGCCATGATCACGGGTACCAAGCCGTCCGCCGCCTATGCCGATCGGGCACCGGCGACGCCGGGAGGGATCTGGCGGGCGCTCGCCTGCCTTGTGCTGGCGGTGGTCGTGGTCTTCGGCGGTATCGCGCTGGCGGGAGGGCACCCCTTCCCCTGA
- a CDS encoding c-type cytochrome, whose amino-acid sequence MVRRLTVALAAGMITAFAATLAVAQADVVKERQALLKQFGDATKPVGGMLRGSVPFDLAQVQAALDLYVKNAKELPALFPEGSGPGSDALPAIWTNKADFDARFAKLGSDAAAARAAITDEASFKANFPGVIRNCGACHDSYRQKN is encoded by the coding sequence ATGGTTCGCCGACTGACGGTTGCGCTCGCAGCCGGCATGATCACCGCCTTTGCCGCCACGCTGGCGGTCGCCCAGGCCGATGTCGTCAAGGAGCGCCAGGCGCTGCTGAAGCAGTTTGGCGATGCCACAAAGCCGGTCGGCGGCATGCTGCGCGGCAGCGTCCCGTTCGATCTCGCCCAGGTGCAGGCGGCGCTCGATCTCTATGTGAAGAACGCCAAGGAACTGCCGGCGCTGTTCCCGGAAGGCTCCGGGCCGGGCAGTGACGCGCTGCCGGCGATCTGGACCAACAAGGCGGATTTCGATGCCCGCTTCGCCAAGCTCGGCAGCGACGCCGCCGCGGCGCGCGCGGCGATCACGGATGAGGCCAGCTTCAAGGCCAATTTCCCCGGCGTGATCCGCAATTGCGGCGCCTGCCACGACAGCTACCGGCAGAAGAATTGA
- a CDS encoding universal stress protein, whose translation MSIRTILLHAAPDSGFNDRLAFAIGLARQTGGQLRAVYTLYPAGVPRVGRALSIYVNELVREAKEKEATLKAQFEGAVAEAGVTGVWHTVEGEVTTALRDEITFSDVTIVSETRYGTVDDELAATLPEHLALACNGPVIVVPTGKKVPGRLGKVLVAWKPSREAGHAVRFALPILALADEVEVLTVEEAKTDVAASGAKLAAYLATHGVNAKHRHVAEGSATTIIPQETQKFGADLLVMGIYSRSRLAEMILGGVTASLLVDPPAPLFVAH comes from the coding sequence ATGTCCATCCGTACCATCCTGCTGCACGCCGCCCCCGATTCGGGCTTCAATGACCGTCTGGCCTTCGCCATCGGCCTCGCCCGCCAGACCGGCGGTCAGCTGCGGGCGGTCTACACGCTCTATCCCGCTGGCGTTCCCCGCGTCGGACGGGCGCTGTCCATCTATGTGAACGAGCTGGTGCGCGAGGCGAAGGAGAAGGAAGCGACCCTCAAGGCACAGTTCGAAGGCGCCGTCGCGGAAGCCGGCGTCACCGGCGTCTGGCACACGGTGGAAGGCGAGGTCACCACCGCCCTGCGCGATGAAATCACCTTCTCCGATGTCACCATCGTCAGCGAGACCCGCTATGGCACGGTGGACGACGAACTCGCCGCCACCCTGCCCGAGCATCTCGCCCTCGCCTGCAACGGCCCCGTCATCGTGGTGCCGACCGGCAAGAAGGTGCCGGGCCGGCTCGGCAAGGTGCTGGTGGCGTGGAAGCCCTCGCGCGAGGCCGGCCATGCCGTGCGTTTCGCCCTGCCGATCCTCGCTCTGGCGGACGAGGTGGAAGTGCTGACCGTGGAGGAGGCGAAGACCGATGTCGCCGCCTCGGGCGCCAAGCTTGCCGCCTATCTCGCCACCCATGGCGTCAATGCCAAGCACCGCCATGTCGCGGAAGGCTCCGCCACGACGATCATCCCGCAGGAGACGCAGAAATTCGGCGCCGACCTACTGGTGATGGGCATCTACAGCCGCTCGCGCCTTGCGGAAATGATCCTCGGCGGCGTCACCGCCTCGCTGCTGGTCGATCCGCCCGCGCCGCTGTTCGTCGCGCATTGA
- a CDS encoding ABC transporter permease, whose amino-acid sequence MGAAEAPLLATARNGRELVFVGNGRWVAGQGRALEGSVDAALAEVASGASETARIDLSGVRSLDTLGAVVLDRLLQALDKANIRFQIVGLERRFRPLLDDIIKGSHAHPPRRRKVNPILGGIQLIGKTMASTAEDGLALLSFIGAVVAALLRVLVRPLSFRFTSMIYHLERTGLRAVPIVALITFLIGCIIAQQGIFHFRKFGATTYVVDMVGILTLRELGVLIVSIMVAGRSGSAFTAELGSMRMREEVDALRVMGFDPNEVLVLPRLIALIIAVPLLTFIGNMCALFGGGLVVWLYGGISPEIFITRLQEAIALNTFEVGMIKAPFMAAIIGLIACMEGMRVGGSAESLGAHTTASVVKAIFLVIVVDGLFAMFFAAIDM is encoded by the coding sequence TTGGGAGCTGCTGAAGCGCCGCTTCTGGCCACCGCCCGCAATGGCCGCGAACTCGTGTTCGTGGGCAATGGCCGCTGGGTGGCCGGGCAGGGCCGTGCGCTGGAAGGCTCCGTGGATGCCGCCCTCGCCGAGGTGGCTTCCGGCGCCAGCGAAACCGCGCGCATCGACCTTTCCGGCGTGCGCAGCCTCGACACGCTCGGCGCCGTGGTGCTCGACCGGCTGCTGCAGGCGCTCGACAAGGCGAACATCCGGTTCCAGATCGTCGGGCTGGAACGCCGCTTCCGCCCGCTGCTCGACGACATCATCAAGGGCAGCCACGCCCATCCGCCGCGCCGGCGGAAGGTGAACCCGATTCTCGGCGGTATCCAGCTCATCGGCAAGACGATGGCGTCGACGGCCGAGGACGGGCTGGCGCTGCTCTCCTTCATCGGCGCGGTGGTGGCGGCGCTGCTGCGGGTGCTGGTGCGCCCGCTCAGCTTCCGTTTCACCTCGATGATCTATCATCTGGAGCGGACGGGGCTGCGCGCGGTGCCGATCGTGGCGCTGATCACCTTCCTCATCGGCTGCATCATCGCCCAGCAGGGCATCTTCCATTTCCGCAAATTCGGCGCCACCACCTATGTCGTCGACATGGTGGGCATTCTCACCCTGCGTGAACTCGGCGTGCTGATCGTTTCGATCATGGTCGCCGGCCGTTCCGGCAGCGCCTTCACCGCCGAACTCGGCTCCATGCGCATGCGCGAGGAGGTCGACGCGCTGCGGGTCATGGGGTTCGATCCCAATGAGGTGCTGGTGCTGCCGCGTTTGATCGCGCTCATCATCGCCGTGCCGCTGCTCACCTTCATCGGCAATATGTGCGCGCTGTTCGGCGGCGGGCTGGTGGTCTGGCTCTATGGCGGCATCTCGCCGGAAATCTTCATCACCCGGCTGCAGGAGGCCATCGCGCTGAACACGTTCGAGGTCGGCATGATCAAGGCGCCGTTCATGGCGGCGATCATCGGCCTCATCGCCTGCATGGAGGGCATGCGGGTAGGCGGCAGCGCCGAGTCGCTCGGCGCCCACACCACCGCCTCCGTCGTGAAGGCCATCTTCCTGGTGATCGTGGTGGACGGGCTGTTCGCCATGTTCTTCGCCGCGATCGACATGTGA
- a CDS encoding ABC transporter ATP-binding protein — MDSATQASNGAIPEVAPGEPIIHVRDLVVGFGERTILKGLSLDVMRGEILGFVGASGGGKSVLTRTILGLVPKRAGTVAVFGQDLDGLTFEGRRALEQRWGVLFQQGALFSSLSVRQNIQFPMREYLDLSQGLMDELTIAKLEMVGLTADAAEKAPSELSGGMIKRAALARALALDPEILFLDEPTSGLDPIGAGEFDELIATLQQTLGLTVFMVTHDLDSLHTVCDRIAALADGKVVAVGPIDTMLASKHPWVSAYFHGKRARAAGFGSEGAR; from the coding sequence ATGGACAGCGCAACCCAGGCTTCCAATGGCGCGATCCCCGAAGTGGCGCCGGGCGAGCCGATCATCCATGTCCGCGACCTCGTGGTCGGCTTTGGCGAGCGCACCATTCTCAAGGGACTGTCGCTCGATGTGATGCGCGGGGAGATTCTCGGCTTCGTCGGCGCGTCCGGCGGCGGCAAGTCGGTGCTCACCCGCACCATTCTCGGCCTGGTGCCCAAGCGCGCCGGCACGGTGGCGGTGTTCGGGCAGGATCTCGACGGCCTGACCTTCGAGGGCCGCCGCGCGCTGGAGCAGCGCTGGGGCGTGCTGTTTCAGCAGGGGGCGCTGTTCTCCTCGCTGAGCGTGCGGCAGAACATTCAGTTTCCGATGCGCGAATATCTCGATCTGTCGCAGGGGCTGATGGACGAGCTCACCATCGCTAAGCTCGAAATGGTCGGCCTGACCGCCGATGCGGCGGAAAAGGCGCCTTCCGAGCTTTCCGGCGGCATGATCAAGCGCGCGGCGCTGGCGCGGGCGCTGGCGCTCGACCCGGAAATCCTGTTCCTCGACGAGCCAACCTCGGGCCTCGACCCGATCGGCGCTGGCGAGTTCGACGAACTGATCGCCACGCTGCAGCAGACTTTGGGGCTGACCGTATTCATGGTAACCCACGATCTCGACAGCCTGCACACGGTCTGCGACCGCATCGCGGCCCTCGCCGACGGCAAGGTCGTGGCGGTGGGGCCGATCGACACCATGCTGGCGTCGAAGCACCCCTGGGTTTCGGCTTATTTCCACGGAAAGCGGGCGCGCGCCGCCGGCTTCGGTTCTGAGGGGGCGCGCTGA
- a CDS encoding Lrp/AsnC ligand binding domain-containing protein, with protein MVPFFMQIKCQLGRAYEVANAIADAEIASEIYSTAGEFDLLVKFYVPEGTDIGHFVNEKVQLFPGIQDTRTLITFKAF; from the coding sequence ATGGTTCCCTTCTTCATGCAGATCAAATGTCAGCTCGGCCGCGCCTATGAGGTGGCGAACGCCATCGCCGACGCCGAGATCGCCTCGGAGATCTATTCGACCGCCGGCGAGTTCGACCTGCTAGTGAAGTTCTACGTGCCCGAGGGCACCGATATCGGCCATTTCGTCAATGAGAAGGTGCAGCTGTTCCCGGGCATCCAGGACACACGCACGCTGATCACCTTCAAGGCGTTCTGA
- a CDS encoding MlaD family protein produces METRANYTIIGLFTLAVVAAGFAFVWWFTGSASRGPRTSYDVVFSGVVSGLQTGSAVTFNGIPVGEVTALRLDAQDPRKVIARIAVQPDTPIKSDTRATLDSQLLTGLASVGLVGGSTQATPLPAPAEGQLPRIDADTSAVQDLMRTAREVLGRVNDIAIRVDDLVKANDAKISSVIDNVDKFTTALGENSGNIDTFLKEMGGAAKRISSLAENLDKLVVSVDPEKLGNTVNDISAFTAQLGTMADKVNVILDNVNAMTTSEEGKGMFNEISGAAAEVRKLAANLDTRTAELSANLNKFTGPGLRQYEALAVDGRRTLGEIERVFRNFERNPRQFIFGGSNVPSYNGR; encoded by the coding sequence ATGGAGACACGCGCCAATTACACGATCATCGGGCTGTTCACCCTGGCCGTCGTCGCGGCGGGGTTCGCCTTTGTCTGGTGGTTCACCGGCTCGGCCAGCCGCGGGCCGCGCACCTCCTATGATGTGGTGTTCAGCGGTGTGGTGAGCGGGCTGCAGACCGGTTCGGCCGTCACCTTCAACGGCATTCCCGTCGGTGAAGTGACGGCGCTGCGCCTCGACGCGCAGGATCCGCGCAAGGTGATCGCCCGCATCGCGGTGCAGCCGGACACGCCGATCAAGTCCGACACCCGCGCCACGCTGGATTCGCAATTGCTCACCGGCCTCGCCTCGGTCGGCCTCGTCGGCGGCTCCACCCAGGCGACGCCGCTGCCCGCGCCGGCGGAAGGGCAGTTGCCGCGGATCGACGCCGACACCTCGGCGGTGCAGGACCTGATGCGCACGGCCCGCGAGGTGCTCGGCCGCGTCAACGACATCGCCATCCGCGTCGACGATCTCGTCAAGGCCAACGACGCCAAGATTTCCTCTGTTATCGACAATGTCGACAAGTTCACCACCGCCCTCGGCGAGAACTCCGGCAATATCGACACCTTCCTCAAGGAAATGGGCGGCGCGGCGAAGCGCATCTCCTCGCTGGCTGAGAATCTCGACAAGCTGGTGGTTTCCGTCGACCCGGAGAAGCTCGGTAATACCGTCAACGATATCAGCGCCTTCACCGCCCAGCTCGGCACCATGGCCGACAAGGTCAACGTGATCCTCGACAATGTGAACGCGATGACCACGAGCGAGGAAGGCAAGGGCATGTTCAACGAGATTTCCGGCGCGGCCGCCGAAGTGCGCAAGCTCGCCGCCAATCTCGACACCCGCACCGCCGAGCTTTCCGCCAATCTCAACAAGTTCACCGGGCCCGGCCTGCGGCAATACGAGGCGCTGGCGGTGGACGGACGGCGCACGCTGGGCGAAATCGAGCGTGTGTTCCGGAATTTCGAGCGCAATCCGCGCCAGTTCATCTTTGGCGGGTCGAACGTACCCAGCTACAATGGGCGCTAG
- a CDS encoding MFS transporter, which produces MPLIAPRHAIAAVYAGLFFGIGVFMPFFPVWLEGRGFDAAMIALALAVPQVVRLVTMPLGGLLADRSGRPRATLIVYAAATALCFAGIAFAPSATFILIGLGLAAVFWQPSLPVLDAYAVARRREGLIDYGRVRLWGSAAFIGGNLLAGGLLGGAFLVAVPPDTVIWLIAGASIAAALAAATLREVRPAPHETARPSGFALAGLAPVLFVGMAAAALVQGSHAVLYAFASLMWQGKGLSSTLIGLLWSLGVLAEVVLFHYGTRVTRRLGPERLLLIGGLAGVLRFAVMATDPPLLLLLLLQPLHAFTFGCTYLGAVELVARHAPPGRGASVQALAAWATAIAMAGATLAAGPLWQAFGPGAFFASSGLALAGTGLALVAGRLRQPHSAGSGG; this is translated from the coding sequence GTGCCCCTCATCGCCCCCCGCCACGCCATCGCCGCCGTCTATGCCGGGCTGTTCTTCGGCATCGGCGTGTTCATGCCGTTCTTTCCGGTCTGGCTGGAGGGGCGGGGCTTCGACGCGGCGATGATCGCGCTGGCGCTCGCCGTGCCGCAGGTGGTGCGCCTCGTCACCATGCCGCTGGGCGGCCTGCTGGCGGACCGCAGCGGGCGCCCGCGCGCGACGCTCATCGTCTATGCCGCCGCCACCGCCCTGTGCTTCGCCGGCATCGCTTTCGCCCCCAGCGCGACCTTCATCCTCATCGGGCTCGGCCTCGCCGCCGTGTTCTGGCAGCCGAGCCTGCCGGTGCTTGACGCCTATGCGGTGGCGCGCCGGCGCGAAGGGCTCATCGATTATGGAAGGGTGCGATTGTGGGGCTCGGCGGCCTTCATCGGCGGCAATTTGCTGGCCGGCGGCCTGCTCGGCGGGGCGTTTCTCGTCGCGGTGCCGCCGGACACGGTGATCTGGCTGATCGCCGGGGCGAGCATTGCGGCGGCGCTGGCGGCGGCGACCCTGCGCGAGGTGCGCCCGGCACCGCATGAGACGGCGCGGCCGAGCGGCTTTGCCCTCGCCGGTCTCGCGCCGGTGCTGTTCGTCGGCATGGCGGCGGCGGCGCTGGTGCAGGGCTCGCACGCCGTGCTCTACGCCTTCGCCTCGCTGATGTGGCAGGGCAAGGGGCTGTCCAGCACGCTCATCGGCCTGCTCTGGTCGCTCGGCGTGCTGGCGGAGGTGGTGCTGTTCCACTACGGCACGCGCGTGACGCGCCGGCTGGGGCCGGAAAGACTGCTGCTGATCGGCGGGCTGGCCGGGGTGCTGCGCTTCGCCGTCATGGCGACGGACCCGCCGCTGCTGCTCCTCCTCCTCTTGCAGCCGCTGCACGCCTTCACCTTCGGCTGCACCTATCTCGGCGCGGTGGAACTCGTCGCCCGCCATGCCCCGCCCGGGCGCGGGGCGAGCGTGCAGGCGCTGGCGGCCTGGGCAACGGCGATCGCCATGGCCGGCGCGACGCTCGCCGCCGGCCCGCTCTGGCAGGCTTTCGGCCCCGGCGCGTTCTTCGCCTCAAGCGGGCTGGCGCTGGCGGGAACCGGGCTCGCGCTCGTCGCCGGACGGCTGCGTCAGCCCCACAGCGCGGGTTCGGGCGGATAG
- the dgcA gene encoding N-acetyl-D-Glu racemase DgcA, with translation MTDLLITAERFPIRGTFTIARGSKTEAAVVTVELRDGAHVGRGECVPYARYGESVEGVVAQLAALKTLVAEGLRREDLMSVLPPGAARNAIDCAMWDLDAKRARMRAFEMAGLPAPQPVVTAYTLSLDTPEAMAQAARAAIEEAGHELLKLKLGAEGDVARLNAIRAAVPQARLIVDANEGWTGDSLEAHLAACAKVGVELVEQPLPAADDARLAAIARPVPVCADESAHGLESLDALAGRYDALNIKLDKTGGLTEALLLARAAQTAGLDIMVGCMVGTSLAMAPALLLAPLARFVDLDGPLLLAADRTPALRYEGSRVYPPEPALWG, from the coding sequence ATGACCGATCTTCTCATCACCGCCGAGCGTTTTCCCATACGCGGCACCTTCACCATCGCCCGCGGCTCCAAGACCGAGGCCGCCGTCGTCACCGTCGAGCTGCGCGACGGGGCCCATGTCGGGCGGGGCGAATGCGTACCCTATGCCCGATATGGCGAGAGCGTGGAGGGGGTCGTCGCCCAGCTCGCGGCGCTGAAAACGCTGGTCGCGGAGGGGCTGCGGCGCGAGGACCTGATGAGCGTCCTGCCGCCCGGCGCGGCGCGCAACGCCATTGACTGCGCGATGTGGGACCTCGACGCCAAGCGGGCGCGGATGCGCGCCTTCGAGATGGCCGGACTGCCGGCGCCGCAGCCGGTGGTCACCGCCTACACGCTCAGCCTCGACACGCCGGAAGCGATGGCGCAGGCGGCGCGCGCGGCCATCGAGGAAGCGGGGCACGAACTGCTCAAGCTGAAGCTCGGCGCCGAGGGCGATGTCGCCCGCCTCAACGCCATCCGCGCGGCGGTGCCGCAGGCGCGGCTGATCGTCGATGCCAATGAGGGCTGGACGGGCGACAGCCTGGAGGCCCATCTCGCCGCCTGCGCAAAGGTCGGGGTCGAACTGGTGGAACAGCCCCTGCCTGCCGCCGACGATGCCCGTCTCGCCGCCATCGCCCGCCCGGTGCCTGTCTGCGCCGATGAAAGCGCGCACGGGCTGGAAAGCCTCGACGCGCTCGCCGGGCGCTATGACGCGCTCAACATCAAGCTGGACAAGACCGGCGGGCTGACCGAGGCGCTGCTGCTCGCCCGCGCCGCGCAGACGGCCGGGCTCGACATCATGGTCGGCTGCATGGTCGGCACCTCGCTTGCCATGGCGCCGGCGCTGCTGCTGGCGCCGCTGGCGCGCTTCGTCGATCTCGACGGCCCGCTGCTGCTGGCGGCCGACCGCACCCCGGCGCTGCGCTATGAGGGCAGCCGCGTCTATCCGCCCGAACCCGCGCTGTGGGGCTGA
- the thiD gene encoding bifunctional hydroxymethylpyrimidine kinase/phosphomethylpyrimidine kinase produces the protein MAGSTPIAVTMAGSDSGGGAGIQADLKTFSALGVYGASVITALTAQNTRGVTGIHDVPPAFIAAQIDAVLSDLAVDAVKIGMLSRPEAITEVASGLVRHGVSAVVLDPVMIAASGDRLLVPEAIDTLRRELLPQALLITPNLPEAAALLEAAPAEDLASVRAQAQLLLAMGPRAVLIKGGHGEGPDSIDVLLDSDGFVEFTAPRIVTRNTHGTGCTLSSAIAAGLAKGLGLREAVAAAKDYLTKALARSEELAIGQGHGPVHHFHAWW, from the coding sequence ATGGCAGGCTCCACACCGATTGCGGTGACGATGGCGGGCTCGGACAGCGGCGGCGGCGCCGGCATCCAGGCCGATCTCAAGACCTTTTCCGCGCTCGGCGTCTATGGCGCCAGCGTCATCACCGCGCTGACCGCGCAGAACACGCGCGGCGTCACCGGCATTCACGACGTGCCGCCCGCCTTCATCGCCGCGCAGATCGACGCCGTATTGTCCGATCTCGCGGTCGATGCGGTGAAAATCGGCATGCTCTCGCGCCCCGAGGCGATCACCGAAGTGGCGTCGGGCCTCGTGCGGCACGGCGTGTCGGCGGTGGTGCTCGATCCCGTGATGATCGCCGCCTCCGGCGACCGGCTGCTGGTGCCGGAAGCCATCGACACGCTGCGCCGGGAATTGCTGCCGCAGGCGCTGCTGATCACGCCGAACCTGCCGGAAGCCGCCGCGCTGCTGGAGGCGGCTCCGGCGGAAGACCTCGCCAGCGTGCGCGCACAGGCGCAGCTGCTGCTGGCGATGGGCCCGCGCGCCGTGCTGATCAAGGGCGGGCATGGCGAGGGGCCGGACAGCATCGACGTGCTGCTCGATTCGGACGGCTTCGTGGAGTTCACCGCGCCGCGCATCGTCACCCGCAACACCCATGGCACCGGCTGCACGCTGTCGTCCGCCATCGCCGCCGGCCTCGCCAAGGGGCTCGGCCTGCGCGAGGCGGTGGCGGCGGCGAAGGACTATCTGACCAAGGCGCTGGCCCGCTCGGAAGAACTCGCCATCGGCCAGGGCCACGGGCCGGTGCACCACTTCCACGCCTGGTGGTGA